Below is a window of bacterium DNA.
AGAGCGGCGCCGGCTTCTACCGGATGGAGAAGACCGACGAGGGCAGGCGGTTCTTCACCCTCGATCTCGAGACGCTGGAGTACCGCGAGAAGCAGTCGGCGAAGTTCGCCGAGATCGCCGCCGCCAAGAGCATCGAGGACCTGCCCCAGCGGCTGCAGACCCTGGCCTTCGGCAAGGGCCGGGCCGGGGAGGCCATCTGGAAGATGCTGAGCGCCAGCTTCTCCTACAGCGCCATGCGGCTGGGCGAGATCTGCGACCAGGCCGTCGAGATCGACCGCGCCGTCAGGTGGGGCTTCAACTGGGACCTGGGCCCGTTCGAGGTGTGGGACGCCCTCGGTTTCCGCAAGGTGACCGAGCGCATGCAGGCCGACGGCCTGCCCCTGCCCGCCTGGCTGACCGCCCTCTACGAGAGCGGCGCCGAGTCGCTGTACCGCGCGACCGACGGGGTGCCCGAATCGCCGACCGCGACGCCGGGCGTCTTCGCCCCCGTGCCGCAGGACGAGCGCATCTTCGACTTCGACGTCCTGCGCGCCGCCGGCCGCGAGATCAGGCGCAACCCCGGCGCCAGCCTGCTCGACCTGGGCGACGGCGTCCTGGGGCTCGAGTTCCACTCGAAGATGAACGCCATCGGGCAGGACTCCCTGAACATGATCATGAGCGCCTGCACCGAGGCCGAGAGGAACTGGCAGGCCCTGGTGGTGACCAACCTGGCGGACAACTTCTCCGTCGGGGCGAACCTGATGATGCTCATGATGGAGGCCATGGAGGGCAACTGGGACGACATCAACCTGATCATCCGCGCCTTCCAGGCCGCCACCGGGCGCCTCGAGCACTGCGGCGTGCCCGTGGTCACGGCTCCCGCGGGCCTGGCCCTCGGCGGCGGCTGCGAGATCACCATGGGCGGCAACGCCGTGCGCGCCGCGGCCGAGACCTACATCGGGCTGGTGGAATTCGGCGCGGGCGTGATCCCCGCCGGCGGCGGCTGCCTCAGGCTGTACCAGCGCAACGTGGCCATGCTGCTCGACCCGCGCGACCTGCAGCCCGCCTTCCGCAAGACCTTCGAGACCATCGGCACGGCCAAGGTGGCCACCAGCGCCGCCGAAGCCCGGGAGCTGGGCTTCCTCAGGCCGGGCGACTCGTGGTCGCTGAACCGCGACCACCTGGCGGCCGACGCCAAAGACCTGGCCCTGGCCCTCGCGGCCGGTCACCATGCCAGCCCCGGCCCGGACCAGGCCATCCCGGTCCTGGGCACCGCGGGCATCGCCCTGGCCGAGTCCGTCCTCTTCAACATGGAGCAGGGCGGCTACGTGTCGGCCCACGACCGCAAGATCGGCATGGAGCTGGCGAAGATCCTGGCCGGCGGCGTGGTGCCGCCGGGCACCACCGTCACCGAGCAGGACATGCTCGACCTCGAGCGCGAATCGTTCATGCGCCTGCTGGGCGAACGCAAGACCCTCGAGCGCATGGAAAGCCTGCTGAAAACCGGAAAACCCCTGCGGAACTAGCGGGAAGACAGAGGAGATAGAGACATGAGAGAAGTCGTCGTCGTCAGCTCCCGCCGCACCGCCGTCGGACGCGCCCACAAGGGTACGCTGCGCCACACCCGCCCCGACGATCTCGGCGCCGCCGTGGTGCGGGGCCTGCTCGCGGACGCGCCCGGGCTGGACCCTGCCCGGATCGGGGACGTGATCATGGGCTGTGCCATGCCCGAAGCCGAGCAGGGCATGAACGTGGGCCGCAACATCGCCCTCATGGCGGGTCTGCCGGTCACGGTGCCCGGCATGACCGTCAACCGGTTCTGCAGCTCCGGGCTCGAGACCATCAACCTCGGCGCCCTGAAGATCGCCTCCGGCCAGGAGGACTGCATCATCGCCGGCGGCACCGAGTCCATGACCTGCGTGCCGCTGGGCGGCCTGCGCTACCTGCCCAGCCCGCAGATGGCCAGCGAGCACCCCGAATACCTGACCAACATGGGCCTGACGGCCGAGAACCTCGTCGTGCGCGACGGGATCAGCCGCGAGGCCCAGGACGAGTTCAGCTACCGCAGCCACATGAAGGCCGTCGCGGCCATCGAGGCCGGGCGCTTCGCGGATGAGATCGTCCCGGTCATGGCCGCCCTGCCGGCCAGGCAGAAGAACGGCCGCCCGGGACTGCAGGAAGTCGAGTTCAAGGTCGACGAAGGCCCGCGCGCCGACACCACCGCCGCGGCCCTGGCCCGCCTGAAGCCCGCCTTCAAGGCCACCGGGACCGTCACCGCCGGCAACAGCTCCCAGATGAGCGACGGCGCCGCGGCGACCCTGCTGACGACGCCGGAACTGGCCGCCGAGATCGGTGCCACGCCCCTGGCCCGCTTCGTGGGCTACGCGGTGGCCGGGGTCGAGCCGGACATCATGGGCATCGGGCCGGTGGCCGCCGTGCCGAAGGTCATGGCCCTGACCGGCCTGAAACTGGAGCAGATGGACGTGAT
It encodes the following:
- a CDS encoding thiolase family protein, whose protein sequence is MREVVVVSSRRTAVGRAHKGTLRHTRPDDLGAAVVRGLLADAPGLDPARIGDVIMGCAMPEAEQGMNVGRNIALMAGLPVTVPGMTVNRFCSSGLETINLGALKIASGQEDCIIAGGTESMTCVPLGGLRYLPSPQMASEHPEYLTNMGLTAENLVVRDGISREAQDEFSYRSHMKAVAAIEAGRFADEIVPVMAALPARQKNGRPGLQEVEFKVDEGPRADTTAAALARLKPAFKATGTVTAGNSSQMSDGAAATLLTTPELAAEIGATPLARFVGYAVAGVEPDIMGIGPVAAVPKVMALTGLKLEQMDVIELNEAFAAQSLAVLKNLGLAADDPRVNPNGGAIALGHPLGCTGAKLTASALHELKRRGGRYALVTMCIGTGMGAAGIFEAI
- a CDS encoding 3-hydroxyacyl-CoA dehydrogenase/enoyl-CoA hydratase family protein is translated as MESQTGRRQIRKVAVLGSGVMGSGIAAHFANAGIPSLVLDIVPREPNAQEQAAGLGLDDPRVRNRIAADSVAALRKQKPSPVYAADRLDLIGIGNLEDDLAKLKDCDWVIEVVKEDMAIKKLVFGNVAPHIGPDAILSSNTSGLGLAEMAAVLPDALRPRFLGTHFFNPPRYMKLFEVIPTADTDPAVLDFVCDFARDRLGKGIVLAKDTPNFVANRVGVHAMMATIRVMNEMGLTIEEVDALTGPAIGRPKTATFQLADLVGLDTFLHVADNIHPLIPDDEARDVFVVPEVVRQMVAKGLLGRKSGAGFYRMEKTDEGRRFFTLDLETLEYREKQSAKFAEIAAAKSIEDLPQRLQTLAFGKGRAGEAIWKMLSASFSYSAMRLGEICDQAVEIDRAVRWGFNWDLGPFEVWDALGFRKVTERMQADGLPLPAWLTALYESGAESLYRATDGVPESPTATPGVFAPVPQDERIFDFDVLRAAGREIRRNPGASLLDLGDGVLGLEFHSKMNAIGQDSLNMIMSACTEAERNWQALVVTNLADNFSVGANLMMLMMEAMEGNWDDINLIIRAFQAATGRLEHCGVPVVTAPAGLALGGGCEITMGGNAVRAAAETYIGLVEFGAGVIPAGGGCLRLYQRNVAMLLDPRDLQPAFRKTFETIGTAKVATSAAEARELGFLRPGDSWSLNRDHLAADAKDLALALAAGHHASPGPDQAIPVLGTAGIALAESVLFNMEQGGYVSAHDRKIGMELAKILAGGVVPPGTTVTEQDMLDLERESFMRLLGERKTLERMESLLKTGKPLRN